Sequence from the Nitrospinaceae bacterium genome:
CCTCGCCGAGACGCTCTGGCTAATTTGAGCGGCAAGCTTGATATCCCTCGAATAGTTCATTACGAGGGCCTTTTCAAGCAGTCCTTCAGAGAGCCAGTCGCGCCAATCCTGAAAAGCGGATAAATATGCCCTTTCGGCCCACGGAAGAAGGGCAGCGGAGAGGCGGGTGGCGGGGCGAGTTGCCTCAATTGTCCGGCGGATCTCCCTTACGGTTGCGGTCACCTGCTCTCGTCGCCAATTGTCCCAGGCCTCGTAGTCGGCTCTTGAGACTGAGGTTCCGGCAAGGGGGGCCTTGCGTCCTGTTTCCATTTCAAATCGCTTGATTGAAGCGCTTCCATACCCAAAATCAAGGCGGGGCGAGAAGCGCGAGCCTGGCGAAATGGGAAGTGCGTATGGATAGCGGATGAAATCGAGATGGATACCAGATAGGCGGGGGTATCGGTGGAGTAGTTCCGAGACGATGATGATGAGCCTGCGCCTGACGCCCAGGTGGGCCGGGTCGAGAAAAATACCTGGGGTCCCGAGTCCAAAACCCTTGGCCCAGGGCGGTTTGCCGCTTTGTGGATACTCTAAAAGAGAATGTCCCCATTGATCGCGAAGCACGGCCTCTTCTCCGAGGTCGGCCAGAATCGGCGCCTTATCGTTACGCGCCAGCGCGAAGGCATTTATCCAGGCGTGCACACGAATAGGACGCCTGCCGGATGAGTTGCCCGCCGCGAGCTTAAGGAGGTAGACCAGTGGCTCGCGTCCCGCCCTTTTTGAGGGGGAATCGTCGGCATATTTGGTGGG
This genomic interval carries:
- a CDS encoding family 10 glycosylhydrolase, which translates into the protein MTKRLVFVAVLFFALTAAAAGCAAVRASFPLPDSEFEVGLWVQAEGSNRTLDSTEKIAALVRQARKSGVTDIYAQVYRSGHAWFPTKYADDSPSKRAGREPLVYLLKLAAGNSSGRRPIRVHAWINAFALARNDKAPILADLGEEAVLRDQWGHSLLEYPQSGKPPWAKGFGLGTPGIFLDPAHLGVRRRLIIIVSELLHRYPRLSGIHLDFIRYPYALPISPGSRFSPRLDFGYGSASIKRFEMETGRKAPLAGTSVSRADYEAWDNWRREQVTATVREIRRTIEATRPATRLSAALLPWAERAYLSAFQDWRDWLSEGLLEKALVMNYSRDIKLAAQISQSVSARRRAPSNTYKQLIIIGLGAWMFSKEPAGLWRQWRDARQAGADGVALFSYDQMVGKTPLWGFPTP